Within Anopheles nili chromosome 3, idAnoNiliSN_F5_01, whole genome shotgun sequence, the genomic segment CCctcgtctgtgtgtgtgcatggcgTTAGAGAGAAAGGAGAAGGCTGGCGTGTGCTGGAGCCGGTGCCTGACGATCTACTTACGCGCTCGATCGCGTTGTGCGTACCGAATTTCCCTAGAACTGGTTTCGATTACATAAAGATTGAGAGCGATTTTTAGTCCATCGGTCGCATGAGCGTTTCGCCAGCAAGCGTTTGTCACGTGTTTGCGTCGTCCCGCGGTTTTGAGCTGCTGCAGGGAACAGCTTCGTGCAGGCGAATGGTGTCAGagaggcggttttttttcaccctctaaTATGACACCCATTTTTATACCCCTTCATCATGCTTTATCCCTGTGTCATTTCGGCTTTTTTTATCGGTTGGTCGATAACGATTTACGTTTACATCGGAGGATCGAAATGCCACTTTTGTGTGCTGTTAGATACAATTCCCAGATTCGCAGATAATCGTGCAATAATTTATACTATCTCTCTGGAGTCTGCGGTCCAGCTTTAACGTCCGCATCGGGAACATGTTTCACTActcccacacccacccccggTCCAGTTTGTGGGGTGTGCTACGTAATCAACCCCTTCTACACTCTGGATGGCAGAATTGGAATGAACTTTCGATTCAAGGACACCCTAACCGTTAGCGAGGCCCGTCGACCAGTTCTCGCCATTTCTCTCCACTTCGCGACCCGGCATCGTGGTCATTATTTCCCCCTGACCTCTCTTCTTGTTTCTTCCTGTCCCCTCCATTCACCCTGCACGGTGTGTAGACTGTCAGTTTGGTGGAATGGTTTTCAAGATCTTGCGCACCGTTTACATAAGTGTTTCACGAGAGTTCGCACTGGTGCCCGCGAACACGGGATCGTGCCGCACTAAGAAAACAATCTCCGGTGGGACAACGCGAACTGGACCCTTTGGTGGTTCCTTTCTCACCCTCACCCCGCCCTCCCGTTTGGCCCTTCCGCACCATCTTTGCAACAATTCGTGCAAATGTCAGCCGCGAAGATCGCACCCAGATCGGGTTAAGTTCGACCGATCACACCAGAGGTTGCACCATACCGGCGTGGATGGCCTGATGGATGGGTTTATTTTGCGCGCGTACCCCACAATTCCCTCGTTCCCTCATCCCAGTTCCCTCATCCCAAACCGAGGGGGAGTGGGTGAGATCGGACTCGTGGAACACTTCTCAAGACGCTATCATCTCGAACCGCAAGCTCACGTCCACCCCCAGCTCGCTTGTTTTGGGCAAGCGCTAATTATGTTGTTACACCGATCCGATCGAGTCGAcccggattttttttcgcgaacaacccccccccccccccctgctcCATTGCACCTTCACCAGGTGACCCACAAATGGCCCCGGTGGTGGCTCTATGCTCTGTGGATTGGGCCATCTCGAGTGGCATCggttattgatttttgcttgAAACGATCGTTATTAGCTGCGTTTGGCCGTTTTGTGGGGAGAGTGTGCACACTCATGTGCTCTCGTTACGGGTTAATGTTGCCCGATGACGTTTAACTGGGGCTGTTTGGGGTGGCTATTGCTCCCGCGGGGGTGGCTATTGCAAGCGGGAGATTTATGGCAAAAGAGAAACAATCACCGATCGTTGGTGTTTGAAACGAGCATGATTGATGCGCGAGTGGATTTGGGGGAAAGTGATTGATGTATTAGAataagtgtttgttttttaaccGCTCGATAAATCTCGTCGTATAATGGCGtattgaaatggaaattcccctttttgtttgccgtgaCGTTGCATTGCAAAAACATTATATACCTGCATTTTGAATAACTGCTCCCAAGATCTAATTGACATAAATCATCCAAGAAGCGTTATTACCCGCTCAGAAGCCCATGGCGCTGTGAAGTAATGCAGTGAATTTTCCCCAGCTCATACTCCAATCGATCCAAAATCGCAACCCTCCGACCGATGGTTTTAGGTTGCCTCTCGCACGTTCAAAGCCAAACCGACCCAGCCAACAGCCAACGCAGCCTCCAAAGTGCGATcccatgcatgcatgcatgcaggctctgcgttttgttttacgaacCATCGCGCAATCGCAACCAAGTAATTAGAGGCACAGGGCGCCCACAAAATGGAACCGACGACACACAGACACGATCGACGACCGCAACACGCGCGTGGCGGGAGCTAATTACGCGCGATCTCGATTGCTCACGCCCCAGAAATGGTTCGCATTGGCCAACGGACGCGCCCTCACCCGGGGGTTGGCATGCATTTCCCACACACCATAAGGGGCCACCGTTTTTCCTGCCGTCTGGGTATTGTCTTATCGTGTGCTCGAGCAAGGGCGGAAATCTAGAACGGGCCTTTCGAAAGCGGCGGCCACCGGCGAAAGATGAACTGGAACCGCAAGGAGGTACCCTTTGGGTCGCGTGAACGTGCTgtcaactgctgctgcagacTGCTCTGGTGCGTTGCCATGGTTACGCGCACTGAGCGACCCAATGAAACCATGATCTCGAACCTGTGGTGGTTTTGTAGCGCTTGACTCGATCCTAGGACGGGTTCTGACTGCAACTGGACGCACATTGAACGAGTGAGAGCGTGCGTGTTGAGAGGCtgcgttgttttttcgtttcattttcgaaCCCTTTTTCACAGCCCACCGAACCGGTTCTCGGTGCCCGAAAAGGGAGCCCTGGCgctccggttcggttggggtgggaatttcttttttctccccccccccctcccccttcgaGAGGTCgattcttttcgttttcatttgggCCGTGCGCTAGCGTCGAACCACGCGGTAACGTTTCGCAGGACGATGACGCAATGATAAAGTGCGCGCCTAAAAAATGAGCGCCTCCTCGCGGGCAGTGAAATAACAACGCGCCGTGGCTGCGGCGCGAAATGGATCGCAAAATATAACCAAAACGTtgtttctttcgatttcgCGTGTCACGTTACGCCGGTGGCTTTTCGACGGTTCGCTCGACGGTCGAACTCTTATTTGTTTTGCCCACCGCGACTAACAATGCGTGTAACATAATGTATGTGCCCGAGCGCGCGGGggaaaataagaacaaaaactGTACTCCAAATCGTTCGCTTACGTAAAATTATTACATATATTTCGGCCGCTATGGGGTGTATAGTTGCCCCAATTCACGCTACCAAAGGCATTCGAACGACACTGGACGGACGTGCATCGCTGCATCATGCAGGGTGAATCGTGACGGCTAGTTTGCTTAAAAACACCCTCAAAGGTTTGCGCATGACTTGAGGCTTGACTAACCCGACCTCATTCGAACGACATCGAGCGCGATAAATAACAAACCTGGCATAATTTTGCTGCCCAAAAGCGCAGGGACTCTTAGGATCCGCGGGCTCTCCTGCCAGATTAGCCCAGTCTCGAGGCGTCCCAGCCTTCGCATCCCACGAACGTCAACCGTACCGGGGGGTTTTCAGTATTTATTTGCCGGAATAAATCATTCGCACCGTGAACTGTGTATCCCTTGGCTCAGACCTCACGGCGCCCGGGGCCGAGGATGAGAAGGGTTGTTTCTATTCTTCTGGACTCGAACCGGCTGTTCGGATAGCTTGGAAAATGGCAACGTAAAGGTGCAGACGCCGGCGGCCAAATCGCGGCCTGTCCGCCAGATGGACCGGATCGCGAGACATTTGATCTTGACATTTGTAGTGTGCTTTGTGCAGTGGTGGCTAATGGGGGTGCATTTCGGGTTGGCCCCGTTGACCTTAATTCGCTTAATCTCGCTAACTTGGGCGCAAACAGCGACGTAGACGTTTGGGGTCTCACCAGGCGCCGTTCGGTTGGATGTGGTTCAGGTCCCAGTAATGCTCGCCGAAGCCACCCTTTTTGTCGGCCCACTTTACCTGCCGTGAGAAGCAGTGTTGTAGATTAGCAAAGGAATAGCAGGGATGTGGAAGTGTGTTCGGGTTACTTTTTTCTGAAACACCCCATCACCGTGCAAATCGCGCTCGAGCTGCTCTAGGTAGTGTCGATCGTTGCCTCGTCTTAACCCGGCCGTGTACGAACCATCACCGAACATCTCTAAGAATCTACGGTGCGAAAGGAGATAGACGTGATGTTAGCTGATTGTTAGTTAATTAGCAACTCAGAATTAACAACAACAATCCCGAAGATCACCACAAAAGGCTCTTGTTAATTGTCAGTACAACAACTACGACTTCTAACAAATCGGTAGCTTTACTTTGCCTTGATGCCTATGATTCTGGTGATCCTGGCGCTCGTATCGTTCCTCCCAACCATCATTCGACTCAAACAGATGGCCAAACTCCAGCTCCAGGGGTGACTTTTGCAGCTGAAACGTATCTCTTCAGATGGCGTTCTAATTAGTCCTCGAGATCTCATAATTCCCCCTCACACGTTACTTACTGAAAGTACTGATTGCTCTGCGGAACATTGTCCTGTCGAACGGTGGCAGGATCATTCGCATCCCCATCTGTGCGTTCGTACGCGAACACCTGCGGATCAGACTCCTCATAGCGTCTCGGACTGTCGGCTGATCGTGTCCTGCGTCTGATCGGTTTCCGTTGCTTAATCCTGTTCGATTCCCGCTCGATGTCGAACACCTCCACGTCATCTCGCACGTACCGTGGTCCACCAGCATCCTTGCGCACCTTCTGGTAGTTGAACTCGTGATCCGAGTGTGCATCAATCATGCGCATTTTTGGCTGACGCACCTGAGCCCTgtacttccgcttccgtttgAGGCAACAATCTTCGGCCGCGTTTGGGTGACGTAACGGCGTTGTCCGTTCGGCTTCTGGTTCCATGTAAGCGGCCGTATCCACGTGGAGTCGTCTCCTGTTGTACTCCTCCACAGGATCTTCACCTTTCACGTAGCTCGGATAATAGTACACGGTGTTTAGTTCGGCTTGAGGTGAGGGTGCAATCAGTTCAACGTCACGCAGGAAGCTCCCAACGGCACCGGAAGCTCTCGGACATTCCCAAAGGATCACGATCACCGCCACGAGGACGAAAGCGTAACGCACCGTCGGCATCCTTGAAGTGGTTTATCCTTCATGCAATCGTATCACAATCTATTCCCGCGCTTGCACACCCAACACGACCCATACTGATCGTGGTAGTGAGTATGCAAATGATTTTTATACGACGTCCGCTAGTGTAAGACGTGATCGGTAAGCTGGATTCGCACCCGTTCCGACCGACGTGCTCccggggagttttttttctttcgagggGTTTTGCTCTCGTCCAATGAGCCGGAAAAAAGTGGAACAAATCTGGCACGGATTGTGTCACGGTGCAGGCGGTTGTTGCTTTGCATGCGGTTAATGTGACGAATAATCATCGCCAACTGGCGCTGTGATTGCATCACACTCTAACGGAGCTGTTGTTTTATCCGTTTGTTGAAGAAAATATCAACCAAATGCCTAAAGCTCCATCCGTTTTGAAGCGGGAAGCATTCTGCACGTGGCTGGATGCGTtcggaaaattgggaaaaaatcatcaaaacatTTCTGGAATCCAGCACATCGCTGAGTCGCGTGCTCCCGCAGCAACAGCCCGGCACGAGCGCCATGTTAGAGCATCACGCGGAAGTACGTTCGCTTCATTACGGCTCTGGTTCCACCATTAGCCTTGCCCGGTTCGCCGTAATCCGTAAAAATGGCATCGAATGGtgctggtgggttttgttttaccgCTCGTTGGCCCCTTGgcaaaatgaaacggaaaacgaCCGCTTGTTGGCACCTTTCCAGCTGATTCCGTTCCGTACCGTGCCGCTTGCCGGATTTTCCAACAcaaatgggggaaaaatcgccatcaaaataatcaccaccaccgcgcTGGTGGCGCGCTTTCGTGTGCATCCGTTTTtcggtcgatttttttttcccacgtGCTCCGTACGTCCGTTGAGGTTGCGGTTTGCTTGtgttgctgcttctttttcttctggtgCGGTTGGAGCGGATGCTTTTCTTGCCTTTTCTCCAAACCCAATCAGGTGCGGTTTTACTTTCATTAGTTGGTTGCCGCTGTTTTCTTACTTGATCACCCCTTCTCTGCTTAATTTTTGGTTACGATTTAACGTTCGATCGAACTTCCGGTCCCGAAATAGACGATCGCAAACGCCACGGACGCCGGTGAGGTAACGGCACACAATTCGACGCCGTTACTGTTGTCTGAATCGATCGGTGAGGGAAATCTCAATCCACTGATCGAAGATCATGGTGAAGCGAAAATGCACCAATTTTGCGGCTCCCTGTGGGCAAAGTAAATCAAGCAACCAACCCGAAAGACGGTAGATAACGAAAGGGAAGCAAACGTAACAGaaatgggtgaaaataaaCATGCAACCGCAGTGCAatggagaggagaaaaaaaaacgactaaTAGTCACGTGCCAAACGTACAGCCCAAGACACGTGCCAGAGTTGTATCtataaataaatcgatcaCTCCGTCGCGTGGCTTCCGTCTGTGATTGATTGTCAACCAGGGTGGAGCCGTGGTCCTATGCTACGTGCCTTGTCAACTTCTGTTCAGCCATGACGCGATCGTACCATCTGCTGCTAGCGTTGGTTTGTCTGCTGCTAATACAACCGACGATCGGGCGCAAAGGTAAGCATTAGCCGTCCCCGGAAGCGTCCGCTTGGCCGTCTTTCCGGCGATGATCGCCAAAAGGTTAATAAATCTTTCCCACCAACCATCACCATCGAATTGTTGGGCAATCTTTACCCCGCGTGGTAGCTTGGGGCAAACCATCCAGCGGCACCGAAAGGAACCCCCGTGAGGACGATCGTACGGGGCGCGTACGGACACATATGGCCGCCGGTTTCATCGACGATCGACCGGTGCAAAGGGAGGCGCCACCGCGGTGGTGGTctgaaggaaaagcaacagagGCTGCCGGAAGCCAACGGAAGACGCCGGTCCGGGGGACAAGCGGGCCGGTTCACACTTACATAAAAACGGACAAAAACGCCAACTTTAAGTGGGGCGTGCGGCACTTTGTAGGGAAAGCGTACGCCCGGTGAGAGGAGTCGCGTTGGGGGCGGACGCGAGCAAATGGGGAGAgtgtggaaggaaaagtgcatccgccggtacacacgcacgcgcgcacacgctggGTCGGCTGAGTAGGCCGGtgattttgtgcttcttttgcaCCGATGGTTACTACGATGCGCACGCCGGATGGATTGATGAGCATAATGACGAGCAGCGAAATGGGTAATTTCACTAATTTCATTGCAAAACCGAGGTAATTCGATCAAAGTGTACCCCACAAACGTCCGGTAATCGGTACGAATAAAGATTGTTTGGTTCCGGAGAGGAGAAAATGCAAACGCGTTTGACATGTCATTTGAGTGGCGCATTCATACAACTATGGAAATAAATGTCTAAAGTTAATTTCATCCCATCGCTAGCCAAACTGTTCAAATTAACTGCTTAATTTGATCAACTCATGTATGCGTTCGAAACGGAAGAGTTTTTGATTAAGATCCATAGGTTCACTGAAGCACAAATGAATGAATGCCGATTGCACGCTTGATTCGGTTGGAAATTGAAACCGTCATCAGATTAGACCTCAACCGACCGTTTCCTTGAATGGCTCCGTGATGCACAGCtgtgcaataaaaatccaAATCGCCCCGAAATCGCTGCCGGACCAGCATTCGTGCGACTTCCCGCATGCAGTATGCAAATGAGCAATAACCCGTTCCGTGAAACGGCCAAACTGCGCCGTTTCCCACGATCGAATTCTCCGCATCCGCCACGGCTCGGTCATCTCGGAAAAGGGACACCTTTAATGATCGGTCGGCAGAGACAGGAGCAATGAtgaaacttaaaaaaaaatatcatcgtAAAATAAGAACTCCATACACATCAAGCGCCCATCTCCGGGCCCGAGACAATCCGAGCTGTCCCGTGTGTGGTCGAAAAGTAGCCAGtccagttttccaccccagccGATTTTTTTCGGCACCATTTCCCGCGACACCCAGAAGACCGGTTTGGACAACGGATGCCCTCTTCTGCCGGTTGGGCGCACCCTTCGTTGGGCCAGTTTCATTCGACCGTCCCAGTTCGGACCAGAAGGGGTTAGCGAAGCCGTCTTTAGATGCGCCCGACGAACGGTCGAGGAAATTGGTGGCCCGAAACTGGAAAGGTCATCAACGAATTTCCGCTCCGTTGTGCCGGAGGAAAAGGGGCTTGCCGAAATTTACGAGCCCTCGCGAGCCCGGCCTCTGTGTGTGAGGTCCTGAATAGAGCAAAGGATTAGATCGTCACCGGGACAGGGGCCAGAGACGGCCAGACCGGGGGAAGAAAGGACGGaacatttgttttgatttgattatcAAGAGCGATATGCTTTGGTGCGAATGATCAGATAAAATGCCGCAGGAGAGATTTGAAGATAGAAGTCGATTTTGTTAGAGTTAGTTCTAGGATTTGCTATACAATTTAGAAGACTGGAACATATTTCTTTATGTTGGGAGTCTATTGAGAATTCGAAAATATTTAGTTGATTATTGATTTATTACTCAAATATTGCTTGTAGATTATCAAATACTCAAATATCGGTCGATTGATATtagaaatttgaatatttttaagtATCATCGTGCATTTAGTATCAGGATATTATACAGAACATTAGGTATTATGCCGCATAGAACACATATACATGGAATAGAATTTTGCCCCAAACGATCAGCCCAGATCTaccacagaagaaaaaaaaatcatcattccTCCATGCAGATCATACTACCCTTCGCTTCCTGAAACCTCGTTCGCACAACCTGACACCCGCCTAGCTGCTGTCCAAACCGGTTTAGTTCCCACCGGAACTCGTGAAACATTTTCTCACCATCAAAGGGTCACCGAACGGTCTGGCGGAACTGGGAGATGATACATTGAGATAAAACCCTCATGGATTCGCCAATCACTCACTGACTCGCGCACCATCCCTGCCATTCGGCCCCAGGGTGCGAGTTTTCCCGGTCGCGTCCCGGTACCATTCCGATACGGGTCAGCCCGGCGTCGCCGGAATGCGGGTTAGTGTGTGAACATTTCTCTGGACAGCAATCCGACGCACGCTGGTCGAGCAGGATCGGAACCGGTTTGACCGGTCCCGGGGCTGGCTAGTCGTTAGGACGAGGGCcgtctccctttttttccgccctgAGAGGTTTTCCTCAGGCGCATCATCGCGGATGACCAGACACAAAAGGATAACACCGTCCGGATGGGCGACCAATCGGTCGggcaacccctttttcgcatCAACAGGTAGCGCAAGCTGGGATGGTGCgatgcttttttattcttccctTGATTTGTTCCCCTCGCAGAGGAAAGGGTTGCGAGTGTCCTTTGCATACGGGCAGCGGTGCTAGGGCAAGGATTAGCGGAACAACGTTGAGTCGGACCCGGGGAAAGAACTCATGTCGATGTCATTCCGTTCACATGCATTCGGTCCCTTCGGAACGTGCTGGAATTCGAGGTCCGTACGATGGTCATACGCATTTCGTACGGTGGTAGAACCGGAGAAGGGAAAGGACGAGTTTAATGAGTCAACGCTAGGAGCGATTCGTGCGGAATTTATGGGAGGAAAGATTATTATTTGCTTAGTGCAGTGATTGCGCAAATCTACACCGGTTTCGGTTGGAGAATCGGTTCACAGGAGTTGTTCTTGTGACGGGAAAGGAACGGTATAACGTTCGGAAGAATAAAGAACGTCACGCTAGCGATCGACAAAGCGATTCTATTGCGTTCACCTGGGAATGAAAGATACATTTGAACGAGGAAAAACGTTTGCTTTGCAACGTATGTAAAACAGGACGTGAATGTCAGAAAATTAGCACGAACGCCGGAAAACAtgtttaataaaattgaaaattcaccCACTTTTCTCAGGGACTCGATGTGTGATCttactttatttgttttgaaatatttatacaaTCAATGAAGTACATTTGGTATATTCGTAAAATAGTTAATAATCCGTTTTGATCGTGCCTGATAATCTAGCTCGTACATGCTGCAATAGGTACGATAAACGTGTAAGatattgtttatgttttagaTTAGATTTATGCAATATGATTCCCATACTCTTCCCCACGATCGCTCTCGATGTCTTCTGTCTTGTTCGACTCCAACCGGGCTCGATCATAGCTGCAatatattcatatttattttcattcacaCAAACTAAGCACACGAATAAGTAAGCGACTACTAGAAGCATATTGCAcaatcgatcgttcgatcacTAGCATTCCTAAATACAACTGATCATCGGATCGGCACCATTTATGGTTGCTTTCTTACGACTACTATTATTACGTACGTTACGCATTCGAGAAGGAACATTTGGCCGCTGCTTCTGTTCTCCCGCCGTGCGCCTCGGCGTGGAACGACCCAACGCGCCTGGAAGGTAGGCAATCGGCCTTACACCAAACCAACGCACGATCAGCCTCGATCGTCAAAGCCTTGGGGGCTCCACGCGGTGGCACAACGGGGGGAAGTAAAATGACGTAACTCAAGGTTTTTGGACAACATGAATGAAACTATTCTGCCCTGCATTAAACGGGTATAGCTTGCTAAGGACGACGTTACAGCCACTGGAATAGTGGGGTCGTATGTTTGACGTCAGTATAGTTTAAACACACAGCTGCACGACTATAGATAAtgatcagttttttttctggtaaATGTAATGCCCTTAAACTGCCTGTCTAACACTAACGCTAATCGAGTAAAGTTTAGCGTACTTCTACGCGAATTCGTGCTGCAgattcccctttttttgctgccacatTATGCCACAACACTAACGAGTTCACGGTGAGACGAACGACAACGAGTTACGGCTATGAAGATAAATGGTACAACTAGCTAGAGCAAATGATTCCTTCCGGTGAGTGTGATGATTCGCTCACCACAGGATACGTAGACCTTTTCTGTTCAAACTTCCACATGACGCACGCAGGAGCGTCCGCATCGAGCGGTCAACGCGAAGCGACTAAAGGATGACCGCCTGGAACAGCGTCCCGAGCAATCCGCTCGGGCTGAAGCCGTTCGGTCGTTCGTTGCGGTCACTGCTGCAACCGGTACGGTCCAGCTTCAGCTGACCGATCCGTACCAGCAGCTGTTCGGCTGATGGCGGTTGGTTGTCGCCTTCGGCTAGCCAAGCCCGGCTGCTACCACCCGGGAAAAGGGTTGACCGCAAGAAACCGGATTCACGTAAGGCAATGAAAAGCGTACAGGAAAAATTAATCCACAGCGTTCGAAAGGCGGGAATGTAAAAAGCGGGAATgtgagaaagaaacaaatggcAGGATGGTGTATGTTGGTGCACTTACTCTTCGTTCCGTGTGTGGCAGGACACCACCTTGAATTTGGCCGTTTTCCAACGTGAACAACCCATCTCGCGAGTTCCTGAGGAGTCACCATGAGAGTCGTTAGTGACCGTTAGTGGGGAAACCGTTCAGGACCTTCACGGGTCTTTGAATTACCTGCTTTAAGGATGTTgctttgcaaaagaaaaagtcgAAAGGCCTTCCGATTTAGCCGCAGCACACGTCCGATGACGGTTAAAATCTGTGCATAAATAAACCCAGAAAATCCGTTGGAATCACAAGGAAacgcacacgtgcacacacaaacacacacacacacgtacacactgGGGTGAGCCAAAAAACGGCCAACGGCCAAATCGGACCGGTAGCAGTGGCAGCGTGGCCCCGAGTGTTCGCAGCATCCACGCTGGCTGGGCCGTGTACGTGAACTTTTCGCGCGCTCGTGCGTTAAAAAGGCGACAGCTTCCTCCGCAAAAAAGCCCTGATTgtacccctttttcccgggttcGGTAcgcgggtgggttttccttcgtgTGCGACCGGGAAGGCACGAGCGCGCCGTCTCGAAGAAGCCGAAAAATTGAGCCGAAAAATTTCGAAGAAATTTACGGCACCGAAGCCGCCGGAGCGGGCGCGCTGGGTGGGCATTTTCTTATCCTTTCGCTCCGCGTTATGTACGGTTGGTTTGGAAAAGTGCGCGCACGAAAATAAGAAAGCCCCGCCACCCACGCCCGCGTGGACCTCCCCTCGCTAATACATAAGCACGAAGGCGCACCGTTTCGGGctgtggttttcctttttgggaggcagaaaaaaaacatacgagcgcgcgcgcatttttttggaaaatccCAGCTGCGGTGATTTTCCTTCTAGATCGTTTTGGACAT encodes:
- the LOC128724825 gene encoding uncharacterized protein LOC128724825 — translated: MTRSYHLLLALVCLLLIQPTIGRKAWGKPSSGTERNPREDDRTGRVRTHMAAGFIDDRPVQREAPPRWWSEGKATEAAGSQRKTPVRGTSGPVHTYIKTDKNANFKWGVRHFVGKAYAR
- the LOC128724824 gene encoding uncharacterized protein LOC128724824 — protein: MPTVRYAFVLVAVIVILWECPRASGAVGSFLRDVELIAPSPQAELNTVYYYPSYVKGEDPVEEYNRRRLHVDTAAYMEPEAERTTPLRHPNAAEDCCLKRKRKYRAQVRQPKMRMIDAHSDHEFNYQKVRKDAGGPRYVRDDVEVFDIERESNRIKQRKPIRRRTRSADSPRRYEESDPQVFAYERTDGDANDPATVRQDNVPQSNQYFQDTFQLQKSPLELEFGHLFESNDGWEERYERQDHQNHRHQGKVKWADKKGGFGEHYWDLNHIQPNGAW